The Sesamum indicum cultivar Zhongzhi No. 13 linkage group LG2, S_indicum_v1.0, whole genome shotgun sequence genome contains a region encoding:
- the LOC105156323 gene encoding flavonoid 3'-monooxygenase-like translates to MESLWPLFALVYVALLTFLSKIIYKRCPERKLPPGPKPWPIIGNLNLIGSLPHQSLHLLSQKYGEIMQLKFGKFPVVVASSPEMAKQFLKVHDMAFAGRPALAAGKYTGFNYSDMAWASYGPFWRQARKIFLIQVFSAKKLESFEDIRVEKRRNFFSRLHSLSGKPVVLKDHLFRHTLSTMSRMVLGSKYFSESEDDKSSIVKLDDLQAMLDEWFLLNGVFNIGDWIPWLSFLDLQGYVKRMKALYKRYDKFHNYVIDDHQTRRAKDKDSIPRDVVDVLLQQAEDPDLDVKLTRDHIKGLLHNLLAGGTDTAAATIEWAIHDILKNPRVIGKAKEELDRVIGRNRWVEEDDFSRLPYIDAIIMESMRLHPLGTFLIPHSAMEDCKVAGYDISKGTMILINTWSIGRDPNSWDAPEEFLPERFLGKAIDITGSNFALLPFSDLRWFGQCWLICCMDLI, encoded by the exons ATGGAGAGTTTATGGCCACTGTTTGCATTAGTATATGTAGCTCTACTAACCTTCCTCTCGAAAATCATCTATAAACGATGCCCGGAACGAAAACTTCCACCAGGTCCCAAGCCATGGCCGATAATTGGCAATTTGAACCTCATTGGTTCTCTCCCACATCAATCCCTACACCTTTTATCCCAAAAGTATGGTGAGATTATGCAACTAAAGTTCGGGAAATTCCCAGTTGTGGTTGCATCATCGCCTGAGATGGCTAAGCAGTTCCTAAAGGTACATGATATGGCCTTTGCCGGCAGGCCAGCACTTGCTGCTGGTAAATACACTGGCTTCAATTACTCAGACATGGCATGGGCTTCTTACGGCCCGTTCTGGCGACAAGCACGTAAAATTTTTCTCATTCAGGTGTTCAGTGCCAAAAAACTCGAATCGTTTGAGGATATTCGTGTTGAGAAGAGGCGTAATTTCTTCTCTCGTCTACATTCCCTATCAGGGAAGCCGGTTGTGCTTAAAGACCATTTATTCCGTCATACGCTTTCCACTATGAGTAGGATGGTATTAGGCAGCAAATACTTTAGCGAATCAGAAGATGATAAGTCCTCCATAGTAAAGCTGGATGACTTGCAAGCGATGCTGGACGAGTGGTTTTTGCTCAATGGGGTGTTCAATATCGGGGACTGGATACCATGGCTAAGTTTTCTTGATCTACAGGGATATGTTAAGAGAATGAAGGCTCTATACAAGAGATATGACAAGTTCCACAactatgtgattgatgatCATCAAACTAGAAGAGCAAAAGACAAAGATTCTATCCCCCGAGACGTGGTAGACGTGTTATTGCAGCAGGCTGAGGATCCTGATCTTGACGTCAAGCTCACAAGGGATCATATCAAGGGATTATTACAT AATCTACTAGCTGGAGGCACAGATACCGCGGCTGCCACAATCGAATGGGCTATCCATGATATTCTGAAAAATCCTCGCGTAATTGGAAAGGCAAAAGAAGAGCTCGACAGAGTTATCGGAAGAAACAGATGGGTCGAAGAGGACGACTTCTCAAGATTGCCATACATCGATGCTATTATCATGGAGTCGATGAGGTTACATCCACTGGGGACATTTTTAATCCCCCATAGCGCCATGGAGGACTGCAAAGTTGCAGGATATGATATATCAAAGGGAACAATGATCCTCATCAACACATGGAGCATAGGGAGAGACCCTAACTCATGGGATGCACCCGAAGAATTCTTGCCAGAGAGGTTTTTGGGCAAAGCAATCGATATTACGGGAAGTAACTTTGCCCTCTTGCCGTT CTCGGACTTAAGATGGTTCGGACAATGCTGGCTAATTTGCTGCATGGATTTAATCTGA
- the LOC105156324 gene encoding LOW QUALITY PROTEIN: pectinesterase (The sequence of the model RefSeq protein was modified relative to this genomic sequence to represent the inferred CDS: inserted 2 bases in 1 codon) → MDNHISILLALMLSFHFRLANCGSNYTSICIQTPYPELCNSLITTIPQTTLDRDQFNLRDISLRETLAQARNANKLISDMDLTSFDELGKSAWADCLELYEDTIDQLNRSSGRGTGAVDAQTWLSAAIANEKTCKTGFLDMKLFSQLKSFNLMLSDDDFPKFLRNSLAIIKAMNVRERRLLSDERNFPDWVSAGNRKILVETSGGSIKADIVVAEDGSGDYRTISDALAAAAKQRNGTKRFVIYVKRGVYKENVEVKKSMKNLMFVGDGIDATIVTGSKNVQDGSTTFRSATFAISGDGFIARDMTFENTAGAHKHQAVALRSSSDFSIFYRCSFKGYQDTLYVHSQRQFYRDCDIYGTIDFIFGDAVAVLQNCNIYVRKPMPNQKNTVTAQGRSDPNENTGIIIHNSHVRAFSDLRPVQDSYRSYLGRPWRKYSRTVFMKCTIEGLIDPAGWLPWSGAFGLSTLYYGEYMNTGSGARTNGRVKWPGFHVITSPAEAGKFSAGKFLAGEDYXAAGVPFTAGL, encoded by the exons ATGGATAACCACATTTCAATACTTCTTGCATTAATGCTCTCCTTTCATTTTAGATTAGCAAATTGTGGCAGTAATTACACCTCAATTTGCATCCAAACACCTTACCCTGAACTCTGCAATTCTCTCATCACCACCATCCCTCAGACAACCTTGGACCGAGATCAGTTCAATTTACGGGACATTAGCCTTAGGGAGACCCTAGCTCAAGCTCGCAATGCCAACAAGCTCATTTCAGACATGGACCTAACTTCATTCGATGAATTGGGTAAATCAGCTTGGGCTGACTGTCTGGAGCTCTATGAAGACACCATTGATCAGCTCAACCGCTCGTCGGGCAGGGGAACGGGTGCGGTCGATGCACAAACATGGCTGAGTGCAGCAATCGCCAATGAGAAAACATGCAAAACCGGATTTCTTGATATGAAGTTATTCTCTCAGTTGAAATCCTTCAATCTCATGCTGAGTGATGATGACTTTCCGAAATTCTTGAGAAATTCACTTGCGATCATTAAGGCCATGAACGTCAGAGAACGTCGTTTGTTGTCCGATGAGCGTAATTTCCCTGATTGGGTTTCAGCCGGTAACCGGAAAATATTGGTTGAAACATCGGGTGGATCGATAAAGGCTGATATCGTGGTGGCGGAAGATGGTTCTGGGGACTATAGGACTATTTCTGACGCTCTGGCTGCAGCTGCTAAGCAAAGGAATGGGACTAAGAGGTTTGTTATATATGTTAAGAGGGGTGTTTACAAGGAAAATGTGGAGGTGAAGAAATCTATGAAGAATTTAATGTTCGTTGGAGATGGAATTGATGCGACAATTGTTACTGGGAGCAAGAATGTCCAAGATGGTTCCACCACCTTTCGTTCTGCGACTTTTG cTATCTCCGGTGATGGCTTCATAGCACGGGACATGACATTCGAGAACACGGCCGGAGCCCACAAGCACCAAGCTGTCGCCCTACGTTCCAGTTCcgatttctcaattttctacAGATGCAGCTTTAAGGGCTATCAGGACACCTTATACGTCCACTCTCAACGACAGTTTTATCGCGACTGTGACATATACGGGACAATAGACTTCATCTTTGGCGATGCAGTTGCAGTCCTCCAAAACTGCAACATTTACGTCAGAAAACCTATGCCGAATCAGAAAAACACAGTCACAGCCCAAGGAAGATCAGACCCTAATGAGAACACAGGCATTATCATCCACAATTCCCATGTTAGGGCATTCTCAGACCTAAGACCTGTCCAAGATTCATACAGAAGTTACTTAGGTAGGCCTTGGAGGAAATATTCAAGAACGGTGTTCATGAAATGTACGATTGAAGGGTTGATTGATCCGGCGGGATGGCTTCCGTGGAGTGGAGCTTTCGGTCTGAGTACTTTGTATTATGGGGAGTACATGAATACTGGTTCCGGTGCAAGAACTAATGGGAGGGTCAAATGGCCTGGATTTCACGTTATAACAAGCCCTGCTGAGGCCGGAAAATTCTCCGCTGGTAAGTTTTTGGCCGGAGAGGATTA GGCCGCCGGTGTGCCGTTCACGGCTGGCCTGTGA